A genomic stretch from Kribbella amoyensis includes:
- a CDS encoding FtsW/RodA/SpoVE family cell cycle protein, with the protein MSIASTSMIQIIPRSRRGVELMLLIIAIAVSVGAYVNIGLTVQDKVPASTGYYAAGIGLLALIAHLALRYRAPYADPVLLPCAVLLNGLGVAMIHRVDLGLQAAAEAAGREPRGPAAPQQITWTAVGIILFLVVILVIRDHRRLQALTYTAGLAGLVLLILPLVPGLGVDINGARIWVRLAGMSFQPGEFAKLCLVVFFAGYLVVKRDVLTLAGHRFLGLDLPRARDLGPILIAWGVSLGVLIFEKDLGSSLLFFGLFLFLLYVATERAGWLLIGGLLFAGGALFAYSTFGHVQKRVADWQDPFQEVGGQVSNALMGQAWGGVLGRGLGQGRPEILGFYGQSDFIISSFAEELGLTGMIAIILVFTLIVERGLRTALGCRDIFGKLLATGLAMSFAVQVFVIVGGVTGLIPLTGLATPFMALGGTSLVANWAIVALLLRISDQARRPQTPAAPVSDDTIAMAVQKQ; encoded by the coding sequence ATGAGTATCGCGTCCACCTCGATGATCCAGATCATCCCGCGCAGCCGGCGCGGGGTGGAGCTGATGCTGCTCATCATCGCGATCGCGGTGTCGGTCGGCGCGTACGTCAACATCGGCCTCACCGTGCAGGACAAGGTCCCGGCCAGCACCGGGTACTACGCCGCCGGGATCGGCCTGCTCGCGCTGATCGCCCACCTCGCCCTGCGCTACCGGGCGCCGTACGCCGATCCGGTGCTGCTCCCGTGCGCGGTGCTGCTGAACGGCCTCGGGGTCGCGATGATCCACCGCGTCGACCTCGGTCTGCAGGCGGCCGCGGAAGCCGCCGGCCGGGAGCCGCGTGGTCCCGCTGCGCCGCAGCAGATCACCTGGACCGCGGTCGGCATCATCCTGTTCCTGGTCGTGATCCTGGTGATCCGGGACCACCGTCGGTTGCAGGCGCTGACGTACACCGCGGGCCTGGCCGGTCTGGTCCTGCTGATCCTGCCGCTGGTCCCCGGACTCGGCGTCGACATCAACGGCGCCCGGATCTGGGTCCGGCTGGCCGGGATGTCGTTCCAGCCCGGTGAGTTCGCCAAGCTCTGCCTGGTTGTCTTCTTCGCCGGCTACCTGGTGGTCAAGCGGGACGTGCTGACCCTGGCCGGGCACCGGTTCCTCGGCCTGGACCTGCCCCGGGCCCGCGACCTCGGCCCGATCCTGATCGCCTGGGGCGTCAGCCTCGGCGTGCTGATCTTCGAGAAGGACCTCGGCTCCTCGCTGCTGTTCTTCGGGCTCTTCCTCTTCCTGCTCTACGTCGCGACCGAGCGGGCCGGCTGGCTGCTGATCGGCGGCCTGCTGTTCGCCGGCGGGGCGCTGTTCGCGTACTCCACCTTCGGCCACGTGCAGAAGCGGGTGGCCGACTGGCAGGACCCGTTCCAGGAGGTCGGCGGCCAGGTCTCGAACGCGCTGATGGGCCAGGCCTGGGGCGGCGTGCTCGGCCGCGGGCTCGGCCAGGGCCGGCCGGAGATCCTCGGCTTCTACGGGCAGAGCGACTTCATCATCTCCTCGTTCGCCGAGGAGCTGGGGCTGACCGGGATGATCGCGATCATCCTGGTCTTCACGCTGATCGTGGAGCGCGGCCTGCGCACCGCGCTCGGCTGCCGGGACATCTTCGGCAAGCTGCTCGCGACCGGTCTGGCGATGTCGTTCGCGGTGCAGGTGTTCGTGATCGTCGGCGGGGTGACCGGACTGATCCCGCTGACCGGTCTGGCCACGCCGTTCATGGCGCTCGGCGGGACCTCGCTGGTGGCGAACTGGGCGATCGTCGCCCTGCTGCTGCGGATCAGCGACCAGGCCCGGCGGCCGCAGACCCCCGCGGCGCCGGTATCCGACGACACGATCGCCATGGCGGTGCAGAAGCAGTGA
- a CDS encoding PP2C family protein-serine/threonine phosphatase has product MTLSLDYAALSDVGRVRRNNEDSAYAGPHLLLLADGMGGAAAGEVASSAAVQVIRKLDKPGISGEDMIEALAGAVHRANERLSELVEEDPEREGMGSTVTALMFDGEQLGLAHLGDSRAYRMRDGQLQQLSHDHTFVQSLVDEGRISAEEAFTHPHRNLILRVLDGRPDSDPDLGMLDVRAGDRLMLCSDGLPDYVSDEVIAASMADGTPDSVVVELITHALEAGSNDNVTCVVADVVETDPGSGTTPQLVGAAAELAQGSTGRGEPTIAVRGGAGEEGAGGSAAGAEELDPEELRYAPRAPKRFLWLRRLAVLAVVVALIGGGAWFAYGWTQKQYYVGTDGDYVAIFKGVDQEIPGLTLSNVYEKQALQVDKLPTYSREQVEGNIQADDLGAAKQIVSELQRTAEECAAKQNPKPSPRPSTPPASGKPPVSVPPKPPATTPAATPGASTTPGDGTTGPDDCDGVR; this is encoded by the coding sequence ATGACCTTGTCGCTCGACTACGCCGCCCTCTCCGACGTCGGACGGGTCCGCCGCAACAACGAGGACTCCGCGTACGCCGGTCCCCACCTGCTGCTGCTCGCCGACGGAATGGGCGGCGCCGCGGCCGGTGAGGTGGCCAGCTCCGCCGCCGTCCAGGTGATCCGCAAGCTGGACAAGCCCGGCATCTCCGGCGAGGACATGATCGAGGCCCTCGCCGGCGCCGTGCACCGCGCCAACGAACGGCTCTCCGAGCTGGTCGAGGAGGACCCCGAGCGCGAAGGCATGGGCTCGACCGTGACCGCGCTGATGTTCGACGGCGAGCAACTCGGCCTGGCCCACCTCGGCGACTCCCGGGCGTACCGGATGCGGGACGGTCAGCTGCAGCAGCTGAGCCACGACCACACGTTCGTCCAGTCGCTGGTGGACGAGGGCCGGATCTCCGCCGAGGAGGCCTTCACCCACCCGCACCGGAACCTGATCCTCCGCGTCCTCGACGGCCGGCCGGACTCGGACCCGGACCTGGGCATGCTCGACGTCCGGGCCGGCGACCGGCTGATGCTGTGCAGCGACGGACTGCCCGACTACGTCAGCGACGAGGTGATCGCGGCGTCGATGGCCGACGGGACGCCGGACTCCGTCGTGGTCGAGCTGATCACCCACGCGCTCGAGGCGGGCTCGAACGACAACGTCACCTGCGTCGTCGCCGACGTGGTGGAGACCGACCCGGGCAGTGGGACCACCCCGCAGCTCGTCGGCGCCGCGGCCGAGCTGGCCCAGGGGTCGACCGGCCGGGGTGAGCCGACGATCGCCGTCCGCGGTGGCGCCGGCGAGGAGGGCGCCGGTGGTTCCGCGGCCGGTGCCGAGGAGCTGGACCCGGAAGAGCTGCGGTACGCCCCGCGCGCGCCGAAGCGGTTCCTCTGGCTGCGCCGGCTCGCCGTTCTCGCCGTGGTGGTCGCGTTGATCGGCGGCGGCGCCTGGTTCGCGTACGGCTGGACCCAGAAGCAGTACTACGTGGGGACCGACGGCGACTACGTGGCCATCTTCAAGGGCGTCGACCAGGAGATCCCCGGGCTCACCCTGTCGAACGTGTACGAGAAGCAGGCGCTGCAGGTGGACAAGCTCCCGACGTACAGCCGGGAGCAGGTGGAGGGCAACATCCAGGCCGACGACCTCGGCGCGGCGAAGCAGATCGTCAGCGAACTGCAGCGGACCGCGGAGGAGTGCGCCGCCAAGCAGAACCCGAAGCCGTCACCGCGTCCGTCCACGCCGCCGGCCTCCGGCAAGCCGCCGGTCTCGGTCCCGCCGAAGCCTCCGGCGACCACGCCCGCGGCGACGCCGGGCGCGAGCACCACGCCGGGCGACGGGACGACCGGCCCTGACGACTGCGACGGGGTCCGATGA
- a CDS encoding Abi family protein, whose protein sequence is MGVQLPPRAQQSRSLDRDFCFPGPRRWGSSPRSVTLWSSTPVPLLAVKAARAGFLLERPTGGSPLHQTASLVRPTVGAPAQPRTRDRRRGRRTRTAEGRGLLPPVGLRLPVPRAAPGRAAAVASPAHYRADTIAAGTTFDQVASLWRFDRDLRLLVLDAIETIEIGLRTKIASVLGDRDAFGHLRIGSLDGSACRELVGRGGRRETRHQIWLRNYDRSLRDAGREDFIRHNLHKYRELPVWIAVEVLTFGALVRLFNLMRPEDRTAIAGEFRVKGGGLVGSWLEAVNYLRNVSAHHARLWNRSMTYKIRRFNRHQVGPGLEHLAGAVPTDKVYSSLAVAAYLSEAVVPDSTWPRALLAHVRTFPVTGNLSPVAGMGFPRDWEVQPLWMA, encoded by the coding sequence GTGGGGGTTCAACTCCCCCCTCGCGCACAACAGTCCCGGTCTTTGGACCGGGATTTTTGTTTTCCCGGACCTCGGCGGTGGGGCTCATCGCCACGCTCTGTTACGCTGTGGTCATCAACACCGGTCCCGCTGCTAGCCGTCAAGGCTGCAAGGGCCGGTTTTCTTTTGGAGCGTCCGACCGGTGGCAGTCCCCTACACCAAACCGCATCTCTCGTACGACCAACAGTTGGAGCTCCTGCGCAGCCGCGGACTAGAGATCGACGACGAGGCCGCCGCACTCGAACTGCTGAAGGGCGTGGGCTACTACCGCCTGTCGGCCTACGTCTACCCGTTCCGCGAGCTGCTCCCGGCCGAGCAGCGGCTGTCGCCAGTCCGGCGCACTACCGGGCGGACACGATCGCGGCCGGCACCACCTTCGACCAGGTGGCGAGCCTCTGGCGGTTCGACCGGGACCTGCGGCTCCTGGTCCTCGATGCGATCGAGACGATCGAGATCGGGTTGCGGACCAAGATCGCCTCTGTTCTCGGCGACCGGGACGCCTTCGGCCATCTGCGGATCGGTTCGCTCGACGGGTCCGCCTGCCGGGAACTGGTCGGTCGCGGCGGGCGGCGTGAGACGCGGCATCAGATCTGGCTGCGGAACTACGACCGGTCTCTTCGCGACGCGGGCCGGGAGGACTTCATCCGGCACAACCTGCACAAGTACCGCGAGCTGCCGGTCTGGATCGCCGTCGAGGTCCTCACCTTCGGAGCCCTGGTCAGGCTCTTCAACCTGATGCGGCCGGAGGACCGGACCGCGATCGCCGGAGAGTTCAGGGTCAAGGGCGGCGGCCTGGTCGGCAGTTGGCTGGAGGCGGTCAACTACCTACGCAACGTGTCCGCGCATCACGCGCGGTTGTGGAACCGCTCGATGACCTACAAGATCCGTCGGTTCAACCGCCACCAGGTCGGTCCGGGGCTGGAGCATCTTGCCGGTGCGGTGCCGACGGACAAGGTCTACTCGAGCCTGGCTGTCGCCGCCTACCTGTCCGAAGCAGTCGTCCCGGACAGCACTTGGCCTCGCGCGCTGCTTGCTCACGTCCGTACCTTTCCGGTGACCGGCAACCTCTCGCCGGTCGCCGGTATGGGCTTCCCCCGGGACTGGGAGGTCCAGCCGCTCTGGATGGCCTGA
- a CDS encoding FhaA domain-containing protein, giving the protein MRPLQRFERRLEGIVSGVFARAFKGDVEPIELAAALKREIDNTARILSRDRRLVPNHFKVELGPDDFERLNAYGRTLNHELANELRDHADIQRYTFSGPVEIELTQRDDLPTGKFHVVSSTQGSPNRRPQPPQQQPPAPAPYPNDGQTVMQSAPPPPPGPPPVRRGHPQVALEVNGRRRPINPPGVVLGRGTDADIQINDPGVSRRHAEIRLMPEGPGGVRVVLVDLGSTNGTLVNGRRTAEAELTDGSTVRIGNTTMTLRLVDEPIAQPPSSGW; this is encoded by the coding sequence GTGCGACCGCTGCAGCGCTTCGAGCGACGCCTCGAGGGCATCGTGAGCGGTGTCTTCGCGCGCGCGTTCAAGGGAGACGTGGAACCGATCGAGCTCGCCGCCGCACTCAAGCGTGAGATCGACAACACCGCGCGGATCCTGTCCCGGGACCGCCGGCTGGTGCCGAACCACTTCAAGGTGGAGCTCGGCCCGGACGACTTCGAGCGGCTGAACGCGTACGGCCGCACCCTGAACCACGAACTGGCGAACGAGCTGCGTGATCATGCCGACATCCAGCGGTACACGTTCTCCGGTCCGGTCGAGATCGAGCTCACCCAACGCGACGACCTGCCGACCGGCAAGTTCCACGTGGTCAGCTCGACCCAGGGATCGCCGAACCGGCGCCCCCAGCCGCCGCAGCAGCAACCGCCCGCGCCGGCTCCGTACCCGAACGACGGGCAGACCGTGATGCAGAGTGCCCCGCCGCCGCCTCCCGGACCGCCGCCGGTCCGCCGGGGGCACCCGCAGGTCGCGCTCGAGGTGAACGGCCGGCGCCGTCCGATCAACCCGCCGGGTGTGGTGCTCGGCCGGGGGACGGACGCCGACATCCAGATCAACGACCCTGGGGTGTCCCGGCGGCACGCCGAGATCCGGCTGATGCCGGAGGGTCCTGGCGGTGTGCGGGTGGTGCTGGTCGATCTCGGCAGCACCAATGGCACGCTGGTGAACGGCCGCCGGACGGCCGAGGCCGAACTGACCGACGGATCGACCGTGAGGATCGGGAACACGACCATGACGCTGCGTTTGGTGGACGAGCCGATCGCCCAGCCGCCGAGCAGCGGGTGGTGA
- a CDS encoding FHA domain-containing protein FhaB/FipA translates to MSELTLTLIKLGFLALLWMFVLAVLSVIRSDLFGAKVDSRAMAPAVQQNGRTPKPAKPAKKKKGTPGSVTIADGPQAGVGATLTAEPVVIGRGSDCQIRLDDDYSSTRHARVFQSEGQWWVEDLGSTNGTYLDGQRVTRPVPAEIGGSIRIGRTTLNIAK, encoded by the coding sequence ATGTCGGAACTGACACTGACCCTGATCAAACTGGGGTTCCTGGCCCTGCTCTGGATGTTCGTCCTCGCGGTGCTCTCCGTGATCCGGTCGGACCTCTTCGGCGCCAAGGTGGACAGCCGGGCGATGGCCCCGGCCGTCCAGCAGAACGGCCGCACCCCGAAACCGGCGAAGCCCGCCAAGAAAAAGAAGGGCACGCCGGGGTCGGTCACGATCGCGGACGGCCCGCAGGCGGGGGTCGGCGCGACGCTGACCGCCGAACCGGTGGTGATCGGCCGCGGCTCGGACTGCCAGATCCGGCTCGACGACGACTACTCCTCCACCCGGCACGCCCGGGTGTTCCAGTCCGAGGGCCAATGGTGGGTCGAGGACCTGGGCTCCACCAACGGCACCTATCTGGACGGTCAGCGGGTGACCCGCCCGGTACCGGCCGAGATCGGCGGGTCGATCCGGATCGGCCGGACCACGCTGAACATCGCGAAGTAG
- a CDS encoding helix-turn-helix domain-containing protein yields the protein MHEEALLDPHEEQAYRLLVGLSVARAADLAEVAKLTQPDAHEVLQRLQAKGLVAVQPGDDPVFRPLPPDVALGTTLLRRQESLESARQTVAALSEEFRASAGRRDAHHLVEVLVGAEALRERLRDLQESAREEILWFCRANPLAMQGAENTEEYGALSRGVRYRAIYERALLETPGELDTIAEGVSWGEEARTLPTLPVRLAIVDRATAVCPLVRDEELGIGQPTAAVINRGQLLDALLALFETHWEAATPVRLQSDQDEVVEGLDDSERFLLSLMVAGVPDKSIASQLGISRRTVQRRLDRMMALAGVDTRTGLAFQAAKRKWL from the coding sequence GTGCACGAAGAGGCTCTGCTCGATCCGCACGAGGAGCAGGCGTACCGGCTGCTGGTCGGACTGTCCGTCGCCCGGGCCGCGGACCTGGCCGAGGTGGCGAAGCTGACCCAGCCGGACGCGCACGAGGTCCTCCAGCGGCTGCAGGCGAAGGGGCTGGTCGCGGTCCAGCCGGGCGACGATCCCGTCTTCCGGCCGCTGCCACCGGACGTCGCGCTCGGGACCACGCTGCTCCGCCGGCAGGAGTCGCTCGAGTCGGCCCGGCAGACCGTGGCCGCGCTGAGCGAGGAGTTCCGCGCCAGCGCCGGCCGCCGGGACGCCCACCACCTGGTCGAGGTCCTGGTCGGCGCCGAGGCCCTGCGCGAACGCCTGCGCGATCTGCAGGAGTCGGCGCGCGAGGAGATCCTCTGGTTCTGCCGGGCGAACCCGCTGGCGATGCAGGGCGCCGAGAACACCGAGGAGTACGGCGCGCTCAGCCGCGGTGTCCGGTACCGGGCGATCTACGAGCGGGCGCTGCTGGAGACGCCGGGCGAGCTGGACACCATCGCCGAGGGCGTCAGCTGGGGCGAGGAGGCGCGGACGTTGCCCACGCTCCCGGTCCGGCTCGCGATCGTGGACCGGGCGACCGCGGTGTGTCCCCTGGTCCGGGACGAGGAGCTCGGGATCGGTCAGCCGACCGCCGCTGTGATCAACCGGGGCCAGCTCCTCGACGCCCTGCTCGCGCTCTTCGAGACGCATTGGGAGGCCGCGACCCCGGTACGGCTGCAGTCCGACCAGGACGAGGTGGTCGAGGGGCTGGACGACTCGGAGCGGTTCCTGTTGTCGCTGATGGTCGCCGGGGTCCCGGACAAGTCCATCGCGTCGCAGCTCGGGATCAGCCGCCGGACCGTGCAGCGGCGGCTCGACCGGATGATGGCGCTGGCCGGCGTCGACACCCGGACCGGGCTCGCGTTCCAGGCTGCCAAACGCAAGTGGCTCTGA
- a CDS encoding ABC transporter ATP-binding protein, giving the protein MESAAFELDGLTKVFGAQRAVDSLSLVVPRGSFFGMLGPNGAGKTTSLSMAVGLLRPDAGTARVFGVDVWASPEEAKALVGVLPDGLAMPERLTGREVLTYLGLLRGLDRDEVAARAAELLEVLELDGEDDKQVIGYSTGMRKKLGLAVALLHAPRLLVLDEPFEAVDPVSAATIRTILNRFIAGGGSVVMSSHVMALVEQLCDRVAVVSGGKVVAAGTVSEVQAGGSLEDAFVSLVGASTRGAEGLTWLSA; this is encoded by the coding sequence GTGGAGAGTGCGGCGTTCGAGCTGGATGGGCTGACGAAGGTTTTCGGGGCGCAGCGGGCCGTCGACTCGTTGAGCCTGGTGGTACCGCGTGGGTCGTTCTTCGGGATGCTCGGGCCGAACGGGGCCGGGAAGACCACGTCGTTGTCGATGGCGGTCGGGCTGTTGCGGCCGGACGCGGGGACGGCCCGGGTCTTCGGGGTCGACGTGTGGGCCTCGCCGGAGGAGGCGAAGGCGCTGGTCGGGGTACTCCCCGACGGGCTGGCGATGCCGGAGCGGCTGACCGGCCGGGAGGTGCTGACGTACCTCGGGTTGTTGCGCGGGCTGGACCGGGACGAGGTCGCGGCCCGGGCGGCCGAGTTGCTCGAGGTGCTGGAGCTGGACGGCGAGGACGACAAGCAGGTCATCGGGTACTCGACCGGCATGCGGAAGAAGCTCGGCCTCGCGGTCGCGCTGCTGCACGCACCGCGGTTGCTCGTCCTGGACGAACCGTTCGAGGCGGTGGACCCGGTGTCGGCCGCTACTATCCGGACCATCCTCAACCGGTTCATCGCGGGCGGTGGCTCGGTGGTGATGTCGAGTCACGTGATGGCCCTGGTCGAGCAGCTGTGTGACCGGGTCGCGGTCGTCTCCGGCGGCAAGGTCGTTGCCGCTGGCACCGTTTCCGAGGTGCAGGCGGGCGGATCGCTGGAGGACGCGTTCGTGTCCCTGGTCGGCGCGTCGACGCGCGGTGCGGAGGGGTTGACGTGGCTGTCGGCCTGA